Proteins from a genomic interval of Microbacterium phyllosphaerae:
- a CDS encoding asparagine synthase, producing the protein MGRTADAIAEGVAIATAAARLAVKNHILIGTIAENGVFDTDKYVADAREALRAMAEESEEVERNLTELRKRARGRHSDPSGTHDYRDRDVRNLRRRAKQSRGVATKLRETMENEAALRAIVEEAREGAWADVRHNLDRRLRVEGMRPDQDPDYDRMREARMQALRLVDLQALSSLQRAKAKRKKKQKAAEHDE; encoded by the coding sequence GCGACCGCTGCCGCGCGCCTCGCCGTGAAGAATCACATCCTCATCGGCACGATCGCCGAGAACGGCGTGTTCGACACCGACAAGTACGTCGCCGATGCGCGCGAAGCGCTGCGGGCGATGGCCGAGGAGTCCGAAGAGGTCGAGCGCAACCTGACGGAGCTGCGCAAGCGCGCTCGCGGTCGCCACTCCGACCCTTCGGGAACGCACGACTACCGTGACCGCGATGTGCGCAACCTCCGACGCCGGGCCAAGCAGTCGCGCGGCGTCGCGACGAAGCTGCGCGAGACGATGGAGAACGAAGCCGCGTTGCGTGCCATCGTGGAGGAGGCCCGAGAGGGCGCCTGGGCCGACGTGCGCCACAACCTCGATCGTCGGCTCCGCGTCGAGGGCATGCGTCCCGACCAGGACCCCGACTACGATCGCATGCGCGAGGCCCGGATGCAGGCTCTTCGGCTCGTCGACCTGCAGGCTCTGTCGTCCCTGCAGCGTGCGAAGGCGAAGCGGAAGAAGAAGCAGAAGGCCGCCGAACACGACGAGTGA